The Aspergillus nidulans FGSC A4 chromosome VII nucleotide sequence acaaaaaaaaaagagaaaaaaaatttgTCAACGGCCTAAAGTGCTGAGATGAAGCGCGATAAATCCCCTGCTTAGGTGCCGGTTCAAGCCCTTAAAGCTATAAACTCGTGTGACCGTGGGCTGGTGGAAATAGTTCATATAACGATATGACAATGATTTCAACAAAGTACAGTTTCCTGTATAGCGGTTCATCGTCTAAGCAACCGCGCCATGCAGCTTTGAGATCTTACCGGGCTATTCATATTAGAGACCAGCAGTGGCGTTCCAAAAGGCTGCAAAAATACTACATGCATAGACACAGTTGACCGCTTCTTTCTAGATCCGTGGTCAAAGAACACTCTCCATCAACACTACTCTTATTTCTCACGCATAGAACCATGTAGCTTTCCCCACGCCGTCGGGCCAAAAGAAAGTCCGCATGATCCTCGAAGAGCTATCATCCATCAAGCTAAGGTTCCTGTAGTGTCCGAAACGAAGCAACCTCCTTTGTCTCCGTCAACCCCATTGGCCGGGTCTCTGCGATCGTCAACCCCAACACAAGCATCACCTTATGGGAATCCGGCGCAACTATTGAATATCTACGGACAAGCACAACACAGGTCCAGAAATCAGCCGTGACCCTTCATAGCCAGGATCTTTACCAAGAGAACAGGGGTCACAACGAGATGTTTTGACAGTATGCGTATTTCAGTCAGGTGGTCCGGTTCAAGGCCCTAACCGATCCATCGTGCGTGCTTAGACCTAATGTTGGCGTAACCCTTTCATCAGGTCAAGGTCCTGAATAGACACCATACTTGGGATACTGGGGTCAGTTTGCTGAACTGCTAACCCAACTGCTGCAAGTGAGATCTTTTGTATAGGCAGATGCCGCAGATCCGGCGGAAATTATCTTAAGAGGATGGCTGTCTGCGCATCGCTCAAGCTTAGGTCAGCTGGGTACAGAACCCGATCAATGAGGGTAGAGTAGTGGTCGCAGCAGTTATATGAAGAGTGCTTTTCAGTACTCTCTCTCAGATGCATGTCATTGTACAGCTGCAGCCAGGCTGCCACCCTGACACAAGATTCGCATGTCACACAGGCCAGCTACCAGCGGTAATGATCGATGAACGCAGAACAAGACTGGTGCTGAGCAATCATTGTGCCCATAAAAGTAGGCCATAGCGCAGATTGAACCAATTTCAGAGTTAAGCCCGAGTGCCACTCACTGAGTACATGGTCATTACGCGTAAGCCCATCAACATCCTGAACGTTCAATATACGAAGCTGGATTAGATAACCGGCACCCGCAAAACATCGCACTAAGTAGTACACTATCTGTCATCAAGAGGATATAAATGCAATGGCTTGAAAGAGCCCGGGTACTACGCGAATTAACTTCCGCAGCAAAGCCTAACAACTCAGATATACCCAGTGGTCAGTTTTGCCCTCTCATTGCCAAATTGCTGTTACCTTGTTTGGATCAAGCAGGATCAATAGACAGTGCGTCACTATCCCAGGTCGAGCAGCGCATACCTTGAACATTGCTTCTGCAGGTCCCGTAGCTCCGCAGTGTCTAGCTGCGTGAGACTAACCCTTGCGAATCCCCGCTTGTTCAATATTATTCCATACCCAATCCCTAATAGGGCTCCAGTCCGTAGATCCAGCACTCTGCGTGACAGCGGCAGCTCCACGTCAGACGATATGTAAGATTGCGAACATGTTGAGTGGCAAAGCCGCGACCTAGCGCTGAGCTGGGCATGTAGACTAATACACCTCGCGAGCTGCCCAGGAAAGCAGACTCTCTTAATGGTGTGTACGTCTCCTACTGCATAACCTCTCCTTGATTCAATGAGCGACTGTTGTAGAAACTTGGCTGAGGACCCAGTCATCCCTATATCATCTCTCCCGGAAAACATGCTCGCAAGCTAAAAAAATCCCAATACCATCGTCCTGGTTCAGCTCTCGGTTCTCTTCACCCCGCTTATCCTCCGCGGCACCGCAAAGAAGGGCATGACTCCCCCAGCTGTATGTCAGATTTGCACTGCCCGATTTCCCTCATCATGGGAGCCAGAAGCTTTCCCCAGCCAACGCAATTCTTGGATTTTCAAACCTTGATCCTGGACGATCCCTCCCATGGGCTAATCCTTTCGGATATCAAGGAATGTATGTGTCACCACACTAACCAATAATATTTCCTCCATCACATTCTCAACTTTCATCCATTCTTGGCTGTCTTGATCAATAGCTGAGACAACATAAAAAGGACAAGCCATCATTGTTGTTTCTGAACATGGGACAATCAAAGCAGATCCAATATGCGCTCCTCAATAGCCCTGGTTCTCGCGGTGGGAACAGCCGCCCTGGCTGATTTCACCTTCGACGAGCTCTGGGCCCTCCAAAATACCCTCTGGGATAACTTCCTCTACCCTGCCAACCTCCAGCAGATTAATGCCACAGACACCTCCGTCTTCGCTGAGAATGTAAGCACCCTCCTTCATTTCATGCCGCTGGCCGTTTGCATATAAAGACTAACTCCCAGACACCAGGTGCAAGGCCGCGTCGACATAACACGCACATTTGACGGCCGCGAGCTCAACAATGAATACATATTCGGTCTTTTCTCAGACCCCTCGCATCTCAGCCTCGTCGGCATCCCAATCTCTTATAACATCACGCAGTtcgcagccaatcagaacatCACGTCCGCAACGACAGTTTTCACATTCAACGCAACCTCGTTCAATATTCTCGTCCCTATCACCATTGATACGTGGATCCTATATAACGCGGACGGGAAGATCCTCCAGTATGATGCGACCTTCCGGTGGTTTGGCTGGTTGCTGGATACCCTTCTCGAAGCTGCGGGAACGGGCATATTCAATACCACAGACCCAGCGGAGACGCAGAGAGCGCTGGGGAATCTTCTAGCAACAACAATTTGCCAGACTCACGGTCAGCACTGTGTTGATGATAACCAGCAATACAACAGCAACGAGGACTGTGTCAGGTTCCTCACGGAGGATATCCGGTTCGGAAGCGCTTACGAGCTGGGTCGTAACACGCTGCTTTGTCGCGAGGTGCATGAGCATATGGTGCAGTATCGGCCAACCGAACACTGCCCGCATATTGGGCCTGATGGGGGCGGTTACTGTGTTGATGATAAGGATTATGCGGAAGTTGTCACGGAGAGGTACTTCAGAGAGCCGTTTGTGCCATATGGATATGGAGACACGAACCTCTGGGTTGCTGCATAATCGCGCTTCTGTCTTCAGTTGTATTAAAGACGTTAATGCTCTAATCATTTGACTTCGTAGCTCTGACATGGTCACAAATCAGGGAGCTTGTCTTCTTTTATATACTCTCTTACCGACTACTGCTAATTAGGACACAACTGGATACCTCAAAAACTCTTGGTGGGCTTCCATGACAGGACCGTTTACGTATCTGTGTTCCACGAGCATAAGCCTCAATTCCCTGTTTTAACGAGTCCATATCCTGAGTTACCTTCCAAAAGGTCGACACGTCAACTGCGAATGACGAGTTTAATCCTTACATTGCTGGCCCGGCCGTGGCACGGCTAAATGGGCAGGTAATGGTCTGGGATACGgaagttcttccagctcaataTTGAAGCTAGACAGGCATGTGCGCCACTACTTCTTAACTTTAAGCAATACCGCTCGCGCTTGACCTCATTTCAGATGAGACATTCAGGAGTCCATGTGCTCTGGCCAACCTAGTAGTCCCGTCAACTGATAGTCAAGCTGGTACGATTAACGGGTGGTACTTACTATAAGCAGGTGTTCgtcctctgcagcagcttATTTGCCAGAAGACATCATGTTAGGTTGGTCAAGTTTCGCGCGAACCTGCCCCTTTTAACATTCTCCTGATAGTTGTTCATTATCACGATGAAGTATTACATTCATTATGGCCCTGTTCAGGTCATAAACACTCCAATTCTTTAAAGACAACTAGAATAGAATATGTCATTGAGGAATTCAGCGGTGACTAGACAAGTCCTATTTGTTTTTCAAAATGAAAATCTTTATGATTTAGCACGGAGTTTCTGTCATAATAATAGCACTGAGAGCCTAATGAGTCCCCATGGAAATGAAAGTGCAAGGCCCTAGGGAGAGGGGGGAAAGCCCTACtccaagaaggctgctcCGAAATATAATAGCTGGATCAAAGGATTCCTATGTTAAGAGAAGTCGGCAGCTTTGACTGGCGAGGATCTTTTGCCAATCTGAATCATCGCTGTCCGGTGTATCTAACCTCCTCAGGCGGCGGTCCCAGACTTCCTTAAGGAGTGACAAGGCTCGCGAGATATTCTGAAAATGCCGCTTCTCGAACATCAGTTGTAGTCGCTGGCGCACAAATTTCACCTCCCCGGCCTCCGTCGCCTCGCCGCCGGCCAAGAAGAGGGGGAATATCAGGGTCGAATCAGCTATTTCGGTTGACGGTATTTCGGCTACGTGCCCCAAAGTAGCAGTAACCTCCAATGATATATTGAAATCTAGTAGGCCAAGTAGTTCACTCCGATGAGTAAGTGAAGGATATTCAGTACTAGACCGAGCAAAGTTACGCATCCTCCTATAGAGATAAATCGAGGCTGCACTCCGATACGTATATCCTAACGCTACAAGCGCAGGGATTGCGTCAGAACGGCACCGCAGGCTTTGAGCCTTCGCTCAATCTCTGAGCATTTCGAATTTATCTCCTTGTTATCGGGCAAGGTATGGGTGTCACTCTTACTTCCAGGGTCGAGGCAACTTATCCCCGCTATCAGTATCAAGATTCACATTGAATACTGAGTAGGGTTATATTTGGCAGCATCACCACCTGCGGAACCACAAAAACTTGGCTCTGATAGTGGCAGCCAGGAGCAACTAGACAGCCAATAAGACACATAGCGTATTCGTAAACTCACGCCGCTGGTGGGCGCAGGTCGGTATGGTGGACCCCAATATTTGTCAGGACACCCCATTGGGGCGTTTCCCACTTTAATACGCACGACGAAGTTCAAATTCCAAACACGCTAGAAGTTATTGCTTCAAGGATGTTAACAGACGTTAACCAGTGTCCAGCAATACTGTTTGCCCAGAATATGTTTCTGAGAAATAGCTAATGGGACCCACTGCATGCGGTACGCACAATAATCGCCGCTTGCTTCACACTGGCTACCCGTATCTAGAATGTTACGCTCTGATGATTGTCCCTGAGACATACCCAAACAGCTGCCTTTCCTTCAGACCAGAAGCAGAGTCTAACAGTACCGAACCCTAGTTTGCTGTTCTCTCAAATCATCCTAACGCCAACCAATTCAAGGCCCATCCTCACCGGCGCTTATAGACAAGACgcacctgcacctgcacctgGATTAGCAGTTAACAGCCCCGGGATTGTATCCTAGGGACTCATAAGGTCATAAAGTGGGCCAAAGAGCTGATCTTCCTGAAGTAACATATTATTATCTACCTCCGCCGGAGTCGGAACGAGTTGAGTACAGAGACGTTGGCCCTGCCTGTTCGCCCTTGCACTCTCGGCTCCAGGCTCGACTGGCGAAAATAGGGGCGAAGACGCGGACCGATTGTCTGTTTCAGTAATTGGGGGCAGCCACTCAAGATTACTCTGTGCCTGTGTCTCtaaaggaagagaatgagggtACCAGTGTTGGACCGAAAGGAGAGGCTGCATTTCCGGATCAAAATTCGCATAGGTCGAGAATCCGGAAGTAGCTGGAAATGTCTACGCTGACTTTGTTTGTATTTGGATTGGCGAGATTAGACTGATATAATGTGCTCGTAGTTTCCATCAACCGCTGAAGATCAACTGCCTATGAGAATGGAATCAGCTGTGCGTGGCTCAAGATGTTGATTGGTGATGATTGATGAAGCCTTACAACTTGCGCCATAAAAGCCCATGTGCCGCTCAGCTTCTGAATAAAACCAAGGCAGTTCTCGTAATtgctcttttttttttttctgcagctgctctctTTCCCTCGGTGAAGATGTAACTCTATAGTGGCGAGAACGGCCGCACAATACCCGAATATAGGATCCGTGATGAGGAATTGCCTTGAGTTTAAAAACTCAATATGATGCATTAGCCAGGAAGTGTGATGGATGCGAGTAAGAGTGGCCTGCTGCAGGAAAACCTCGGAAACGACTCGGTTTTCCTGGATCTGAAGCATGATGAGGATAGGGTGGTTGAGGATGCACAGGGTCGTATGATATAGAAGCGGCTGAGCAGCTAAGGAGCCCAGTAAGCGCGGGAGCGTTGCAGCTCCTCAAAATCGACTCTTGACAGGTCTATAAAACGATATCTGTGCGCTGGGGGCAGATTATCGCCCAGGTTCATAACCGGTTCTAAGTCGTTGAGTATTGTAGGGGTTTGGGGTCCCAGGCAATAATCAAAGAGAGCCAATCCTAACTCAATTCAATGAGGAGTCACTTATCAACAGAATGAATGGCTGAGTTGTCCTAGCTATATTTGAGACAAGATACAGAATCGGTGTTCCCTTTGGAAACCATCAAGATAGGCCTCGGATAATAATCATTGCGTCTCCGATCTTAATTGCCTGTCAGTATTTGGACGATGAATGCCATGGAGGGCAACCCCCGGACCCGTTCGCTGCACCTCCACGGTTGCGGATGTAGGACTGTGCCATACTCCAGACTTCGCTTAGTTGAATGACAACGGAGCATATACCGTGCTTCTCACTCGGGCCCTCGCATTCAGCCACAGTCTGACCTTTGAAACGGAGTGCGATCGGTGGAGGCGACGACGCACTGGCAGGGAAAGGGAGCTTCGAGGACTGGAGAAATACAGGCCCAGGACTTATGACAGACTTCCCAATGAGCTGATGAAACAAAACAATGCTCCAGTAGCATCTCCGTCGTTCCTCAACCGTCTGCTGATTCATAAAGTGGACCCCACGGGGATCGCGGTCCAGCAGAGCCGATCGGGCAAGcgtcagagtcagagcccATGTACACGACATTGGACAATATCGCCATCTATTTGCTAACAGATTCAGCATCATTGAGAGGAGCCGGAGAGAGACAGTCTCTGTGTTGGAGACCTAGCGTTCAAATCAGTGAGTGCGAGAAGGCACAAAGTCTGAATTGTTGACAGTTCTATAAGCGCAGTTGATACGTCAGACATGGCTAACTGATGGGCGGCTTGCCTGCACTCTCTGGCACCTGGAGGAGAGCCGTTTTAGGGCGCTTCAAAGGCTTTATCAGTGAATCTGAATGCCATTGCCAACACTCCGTATACAACCTCAAACGGTCGGTTTGGAAAAGTGGTCACAAAATTGTCTGGGTGAAAGAGCGGCAGGGGCTGGGCATTGCAATACAGCAAAAAGGTATGCGCTAGATCGACTGCCGCCTCCCAAGATCGAATTAGTGGAACAGTATTGGTCGAGTCAATGAACGACCACACTTCAAGCTAACCGAAAAAACGCCAGTCGTTGCCCATCCTCGACGGTGACAACGGCTTCGGGTTCGTTGTTGCCACTCGCGGCATGGCCGAAGCGATCAAGCGGGCTGAGATATATGGCATTGGAATGGTCAGTGTCAATCACTCTAACCACTTTGGTATGGCGGCAACCTACGTGCTCCAGGCATTGCAGGCCAACATGATCTCCCTTGTCTTCACCAGCTCGGCGAAGCAGATGCCTCCAtttggaggaaaagagaccCCCCTTGGCATCGCGCCATTCGCGGCGGGGGCCCCTTCCAACAGGGAAGTTCCGTATATCCTCGATATAGCCCCTTCTGTAGTTGCCAAGGGGAAAATCCGCCGGGCTGCGGGCGCGGCGAGTCCATCCCGCTTGG carries:
- a CDS encoding uncharacterized protein (transcript_id=CADANIAT00007799) gives rise to the protein MRSSIALVLAVGTAALADFTFDELWALQNTLWDNFLYPANLQQINATDTSVFAENVQGRVDITRTFDGRELNNEYIFGLFSDPSHLSLVGIPISYNITQFAANQNITSATTVFTFNATSFNILVPITIDTWILYNADGKILQYDATFRWFGWLLDTLLEAAGTGIFNTTDPAETQRALGNLLATTICQTHGQHCVDDNQQYNSNEDCVRFLTEDIRFGSAYELGRNTLLCREVHEHMVQYRPTEHCPHIGPDGGGYCVDDKDYAEVVTERYFREPFVPYGYGDTNLWVAA